In a genomic window of Thermodesulfobacteriota bacterium:
- a CDS encoding prepilin-type N-terminal cleavage/methylation domain-containing protein — translation MPRTVLRCRPGFTLLETVAVLLLLGVLAAAVLSRFSGDTGFEASAEWDLLRSRLRYAQSLAMSSDMIWGVGFTSDSYQLYQVVDNAPQAQPFPRETATSVNLSRMTIFGPPASIAFNGFGTPVDNAGVPLAADTTLTTSVRSIRVVRNTGYIP, via the coding sequence ATGCCCCGCACTGTCTTGCGCTGCCGCCCGGGCTTTACCCTCCTGGAGACCGTCGCCGTTCTTTTGCTGCTGGGGGTCCTGGCGGCGGCGGTCCTCAGCCGCTTTTCCGGCGACACCGGCTTCGAGGCCAGCGCCGAGTGGGACCTTCTGCGCAGCCGGCTGCGCTACGCCCAGAGCCTGGCCATGAGCTCGGACATGATCTGGGGCGTGGGCTTCACCAGCGACTCCTACCAGCTCTACCAGGTCGTGGACAACGCCCCCCAGGCCCAGCCCTTTCCCCGGGAGACCGCGACCTCCGTCAACCTGAGCCGGATGACCATCTTCGGCCCACCCGCCAGCATCGCCTTCAACGGCTTCGGCACGCCGGTGGACAACGCTGGCGTGCCCCTGGCGGCAGATACGACCCTGACCACCTCGGTGCGGTCGATCCGTGTGGTCCGCAATACAGGCTATATCCCATGA
- a CDS encoding prepilin-type N-terminal cleavage/methylation domain-containing protein, with protein sequence MARSTGGSFPAGRGECGLTLIEIVTTLVIAGILMSIFARYMATSTVHSQAPLDMVHNELLIQQVMEQIIADYREALANDTFAVATASYTGYSGNGTTVTQGQIAFNGNGDETSCASGCRLLKVTVSRGMHSALVVLSQ encoded by the coding sequence TTGGCGAGATCAACCGGCGGGTCATTTCCGGCTGGCCGCGGCGAGTGCGGTCTCACCCTGATCGAGATCGTCACCACCCTGGTCATCGCCGGCATCCTCATGTCCATCTTTGCGCGTTATATGGCCACCAGCACGGTACACAGCCAGGCGCCCCTGGACATGGTGCACAACGAGCTCCTGATCCAACAGGTGATGGAACAGATCATCGCCGACTACCGGGAGGCCCTGGCCAACGATACCTTTGCGGTGGCCACCGCCAGCTACACCGGCTACTCCGGCAATGGCACCACCGTGACCCAAGGCCAGATCGCCTTCAACGGCAACGGCGACGAGACCAGCTGCGCCTCCGGCTGCCGGCTGCTCAAGGTGACGGTCAGCCGGGGCATGCACTCGGCTCTGGTCGTTCTGTCCCAGTGA
- a CDS encoding response regulator, giving the protein MTEGPVLLSIDDEAPIRESIQAYFEDVGFTVHTAPDGASGLAAIQSCRPDAVLLDLRMPDIDGLEVLAQIVRYDPTIPVIVVSGAGMLRDAVDSIKLGAWDYVTKPILDLEVLEHAVRRTLERAALIRENEMYRLHLETQVEARTAELAAANLRLRQEMAEREAAERQKAALERSLFQAQKLESIGRLTSGIAHDFNNVLTGILGYAEIATRQQGNPTAASDALAMIQEAGRRAADLTRQLLAFSRRQRLSIRVARPNAVVLETVRLLDRLLGPDIQLELQLAEGLDNIRADVGQLQQALINLVVNARDAMPAGGRLLLATAPGGGPAEMVFAVSDTGGGIPSDIQSQIFEPFFTTKEEGKGTGLGLATVLGIVQQHGGRIELESEAGRGTTFRIHLPTTGEPVSGPQPELRPVLGQGRGTILAVDDDLLVRRLIADGLSPLGFSVLVAASAAEARAMACATAGIDCLLLDVVLPDGHGPELAAELRRCHPQARLLLISGHPERLDPVLFPAAGTALLAKPFLPSQLAATIRTLLTQPA; this is encoded by the coding sequence CACCGCACCGGACGGCGCCAGCGGCCTGGCGGCGATCCAGAGCTGCCGGCCGGATGCGGTGCTTCTGGACCTGCGGATGCCGGACATCGACGGCCTGGAGGTCCTGGCCCAGATCGTCCGCTACGACCCCACCATCCCAGTGATCGTGGTCTCCGGCGCCGGCATGCTCCGGGACGCGGTGGACAGCATCAAGCTCGGCGCCTGGGACTACGTCACCAAGCCGATCCTGGATCTGGAGGTCCTGGAGCATGCGGTGCGCCGGACCCTGGAGCGCGCCGCCCTCATCCGGGAGAACGAGATGTACCGGCTGCACCTGGAGACCCAGGTGGAGGCCCGAACCGCGGAGCTGGCCGCCGCCAATCTGCGCCTGCGCCAGGAGATGGCGGAACGGGAGGCGGCCGAGCGCCAGAAGGCGGCCCTGGAGAGGAGCCTGTTCCAGGCGCAGAAGCTGGAGTCCATCGGCCGGCTGACCAGCGGCATCGCCCACGACTTCAACAACGTGCTCACCGGCATCCTGGGCTATGCCGAGATCGCCACCCGCCAGCAGGGCAACCCCACCGCGGCCAGCGACGCCCTGGCCATGATCCAGGAGGCGGGACGCCGGGCTGCCGATCTCACCCGGCAGCTCTTGGCCTTCAGCCGGCGCCAGCGGCTGTCCATCCGGGTGGCCCGCCCGAATGCCGTGGTGCTGGAAACGGTGCGGCTCCTGGACCGGCTGCTGGGCCCCGACATCCAGCTGGAGCTGCAACTGGCCGAGGGGCTGGACAACATCCGGGCCGACGTCGGCCAGCTGCAGCAGGCGCTCATCAACCTGGTGGTCAACGCCCGGGACGCCATGCCGGCCGGCGGTCGCCTGCTCCTGGCCACCGCACCGGGCGGCGGCCCTGCCGAGATGGTCTTTGCGGTCAGCGATACCGGGGGGGGCATCCCCAGCGACATCCAAAGCCAGATCTTCGAGCCCTTCTTCACCACCAAGGAGGAAGGCAAGGGTACTGGTCTCGGCCTGGCTACGGTCCTGGGCATCGTCCAGCAGCATGGTGGCCGCATCGAGCTGGAGAGCGAGGCCGGCCGCGGCACCACCTTCCGCATCCATCTGCCCACCACCGGCGAGCCGGTCTCCGGCCCTCAGCCGGAGCTGCGGCCAGTCCTTGGCCAGGGCCGCGGCACCATCCTGGCGGTGGACGACGACCTGCTGGTCCGGCGCCTGATCGCCGACGGCCTGTCGCCCCTGGGCTTTTCGGTGCTGGTCGCAGCCAGCGCCGCCGAGGCACGCGCCATGGCCTGCGCCACCGCCGGGATCGACTGTCTGCTCCTGGACGTGGTGCTGCCCGACGGTCACGGCCCCGAGCTGGCCGCCGAGCTGCGCCGCTGCCACCCCCAGGCCAGGCTGCTGCTGATCTCCGGGCACCCGGAACGGCTGGATCCGGTACTCTTCCCGGCGGCCGGCACGGCACTCCTGGCCAAGCCCTTTCTGCCCAGCCAGCTGGCTGCCACCATCCGCACCCTCCTCACCCAGCCGGCCTGA
- a CDS encoding type II secretion system protein, with the protein MRRHQPGFSLIEVIAVLLLLGVLSAFAGMGIVSGVNAVQSAKETVDLAQRAQFALTRLSREMLELGALTSGPAPPIVYQNFSGTHTLTHDVNLKTLALDNDLLLDRVNAFVLVYRRADGSAWNSAADPLSQLFEVSIQLSLNRSDGQVVTFQTTVSPRNNGTVNGPTA; encoded by the coding sequence ATGCGCCGCCACCAACCGGGCTTCTCCCTGATCGAGGTCATCGCCGTCCTGCTCCTCCTGGGGGTTCTGTCTGCCTTTGCCGGCATGGGCATCGTCTCCGGCGTCAACGCGGTCCAGTCGGCCAAGGAAACGGTGGACCTGGCGCAAAGGGCCCAGTTCGCCCTGACCCGACTCAGCCGGGAGATGCTGGAGCTGGGCGCTCTCACCAGCGGCCCGGCGCCGCCCATCGTTTACCAGAACTTCTCGGGCACCCACACCCTGACCCATGATGTCAATCTGAAGACCTTGGCCCTGGACAACGACCTCTTGCTGGACCGGGTCAACGCCTTTGTCCTCGTCTACCGACGGGCCGACGGCAGTGCCTGGAACAGCGCTGCCGATCCCTTGAGCCAGCTTTTCGAGGTGTCCATCCAGCTGAGCCTCAATCGCAGCGACGGCCAGGTGGTGACCTTCCAGACCACCGTGTCGCCCCGCAACAACGGCACGGTCAACGGGCCGACCGCCTGA